A portion of the Apus apus isolate bApuApu2 chromosome 3, bApuApu2.pri.cur, whole genome shotgun sequence genome contains these proteins:
- the LOC127382613 gene encoding protein PET117 homolog, mitochondrial, translated as MSRSSRAVLAVSALLSAATVAAVHLQQRRERERLHSGVLRDLERQHQKKENIRLLEEQIALTKQLMEERDKALMEKRSQQS; from the exons atgtCGCGGAGCTCCCGGGCCGTGCTGGCCGTGTCCGCGCTGCTCTCCGCCGCCACCGTGGCGGCCGTGCACCTGCAGCAGCGCCGGGAGCGGGAG AGGCTTCACAGTGGAGTTCTCAGAGACCTTGAGCGTCAACAtcagaaaaaggagaatattCGCCTGCTAGAAGAGCAGATTGCTTTGACAAAGCAGCTTATGGAAGAAAGAGACAAGGCGCTAATGGAAAAAAGGTCCCAGCAGTCCTAG